GGACCAGGTTAAAGGTGGGGCTGGTCACTTCCCCTTCAAAACCGAGGCCTTTAGCGACTCCTTTGATAAAATGGGTCTTGCCGCTGCCCATCTCCCCGACGAGGCCGACGATGGAATTTGCCGGCAATGACTCAGCAAATTGTGCACCGAGTTTGGCGGTTTCTTCTGCGCTATTTGTATCGTAGGTGATCGAAGCCATGGGATAGGGTGGTTGAACTTTGCTTATTAGAACCCATTTTGCCGATACAGGTCAACCTCAGTTTTTGATAAATGTCTTTCCAAGCCTTTTGAAGGTTTTGGCTTTTGGAGGGGGGCAGGGTGAAAAGAAGCTCGTAATCTTCGCCGTCCGAGAGGGCTTCATCTAGAGAGGCACCCCTCTGGCGCGGAATATTCCCCGGATCAATCTGGTAAGAAAGTCCGCTGGCCGAGGCGAGGCGCGGGAGGTCTTCACCCAAACCGTCGCTGAGATCCATCATGGCCGTCGGCTTAAAATGGCGGACGAGCCATTTTGCCTCATTTAAACGGGGGGTAAAACTCAAATGTTTACCTTTGATACTGCCGCCGAGTGAACCCGTCACAAAAACCAGGTCTCCGGTTTTGGCTGTGCTGCGTAGGGTGAGATGTCTTTTGTCCGCTTCACCGATGGCGGCGATATTTAAGGCAAAGTCAGTGGCCCGGGTGGTCTCGCCCCCGACGAGATTCATGCCATACGCGCGGGCGGTCTTGTCCATCCCTGCATAGATCGCGGTTAATCTTTTGAGGTTAAAACTCGGTGGGATAAAAAGGGTGACCACTGCAAATTGCGGGATCCCACCCATTGCGGCAAAGTCACTGATGACCCGAGCAATGGCTTTATGCCCGATTTTTGCCGGGGCAGCCTCAGCGGTAAAATGTCGGCCTTCGACGATCGCATCGGTTTTGAGCAGGATATAGCGTCCGGGCGAGGCTCCCGCGATGACCGCGCAATCATCCCCGACACCACAGACGACTTTCGGGGAGTACCGCCATTTACCTGTCAGCAGTTTGATTAATTCATTTTCATTCCGGGGAAGGATCATAAGCCGGTTTTCAGTGCGAACATCAGGATACACTGAGAGAGGTTAAATGTCGCATGCATAATCACAGGAGCCCAAAGAGTGCGTTGGTGCTCATAGATCATGACAAATCCGCAACCCAGCAAGGTCAGGGGGATGAGATTAAAAAATGGGGCATCGTGCATACAGGCGAAGGCTACGGAACTGGTCACCATGGCGGCCTTCCACGAGATACGAGTTTTGAGAAAACGATAGAGGAAATGGCGGAAGACAAGCTCTTCGACCACAGGGGCCATCACGACGGCCATGACCAAGAGTATACCTAAAACCGTTACTGAGTCGGTGTGGAGCAGGATTCTGACCATTGTTTGCATTTCTTGCTCGCGGCCCAGGAGGAACATGATTTCTGTATTAGCTTTTCCGGCGACCAGAATCACTGGCCACAACGCAAATTGCGCGGTAATGCCAATAAAAAGAAGCAGGGCGATGCGTTTGCCCCGGGATCGGGGGTGGTGCGTGTGGTGGGGCTCTTCCAAACTAAAGGGACAGGGTAAATGATCTGTTTTTCGCCGGATACCGATGAGAAGGAAGAGACCACCCAAAAGGATCACCTGAAAAATAAATCCGGTATAAACAATGACCATATCCTTGGAAAACTGAGGGAAGGAGGTGAAACCGGATTTGATGAATGGAGTCAACAATATGGCAAAGATAAAAATCGACAGGACTAGGCCCATGTCCGGACCAGTCCACCCGGAGGGGGCCAAACGCGGTGCCAGGAAGTGGGCGTAATGTTTAACCTTCGACAAATATAGGACGTAAAAAACAAGGCAAATGAGTGAAAGGATTATTTGGCAACCAATGATTACAGCGGCGGTATTGGAGATTTGATCGAATTCACTCATGGCAGGACAGGTTGACTCACAGCCGCATTCTTCCCCTTATCGGGTAAATCTTCCAGCAAAAAGCGGCAGAGCCTGGATTTTCAGGCCAACAGGGGTGAGTAGAGTGAGTATCGGGCCCTTTGGATTTAAGTGGTGAGGTGCAAATTGTCTCGCGGGGAGAGTGAATGCGCTTTGACAGGGGGGAGGGTGAGTTGGTAGGGTGCGGAGGATGATCTCCGAGAGTGGAAAAAAAATTGAAACCGCCCAGATTCAACATCCTGATTATTTATGGCCGATGCCATGGACGGATGTTTTTCCTGTGTCCAGGCCGGTGGAAATCGATATCGGGGCGGGTGATGGGGGCTTTATTATCCAGGCAGCAAAAAAATTCCCAGGGATTAATTTCTATGCTATCGAACGATTATTGGGGCGGGTCCGAAAAATCGCGAGGCGAACCAAGGCAAACGGGCTGGATAACGTCCGGGTCCTCAAGCTAGAGAATAGTTATACGGTCAAATACTTGATCCCGAAAAAATCGGTTCATGCCGTTCATCTTTATCATCCTGACCCTTTCCCGAAGAAAAAGCAGCAAAAGAGGAGGTTGGTCACCGTGGGCTTTATTCATACCGTGGCAGACCTCTTGGAGGCAGACGGCATCTTCTATGTGCGGACTGACCATGAGGAATACTTCCACATTATAGAGGAGTGTATCCGGGAAAGCGGGCGTTTTGAGTCTTCCGGGGCCGAAAATCCGTATCGTGACCTGGTTACTGACTTTGAGAAGGAATACAGGGACCGTGGTGTAAAGATAAATTTCTCTCAATATCATCTCATAAATAATTAACAGGCAAAGACTTACTTTATTTATGTCTCGTTTTGGTTTAATACCACCGCCTTTCAGGGGACCGCAATTTTTCAGAAACTAGGGGGCTCGACTTCAGCCGACTCTCAGGCGGTGAAAAATCAATCCACCTTCTTCCCAGACGGTGGCTGGTGAATTTTTACATAATAAAACTTATTATATCTTCCTAATTTTCAACAACTAACATAAAAATTTCTATAAATAACATATTGACTATTGGTGGGGCATAGTGGTAGAAAATGGGAAGAATTGTAAATTTAGGTATATTTATCCCGATGAGCGCGCTTAATCAAGTCAAGTTTACTGATACTTATCATCTGCCCTTAGATGATAAGAAGCGCATTACATTGCCCTTCCGTTGGAGGGATGTGGGGGAAGAAAAAGTCGATGTCTTTCACGGCCTCTTTGATGAGCGCGACAATACCTTTACCGTAATGCCTGCAACGACTTTTAATACATTGGTTCAAAATTTCGGTGTGGGTTCTACTCTCTCTCCGAGCCAAATTACAAAGGCCAAGCAACGGCTTACGAGTAATGCCAAGCAATTATCACTGGATAAAAATGGTCGGATCAGCCTCTCGGTATTCCGTGATGAGAAAAATGATTTTTTGGTGACAGCAGCAATCGGGGGACAGGTCGTACTTTTGGGTGGGGGTGACCGCTTTAAGATCATGAGTCCTGCCCAATACGAGGCAGAGCAAAAAGCGGTTGATTTACCAATGGGGCAGATCATGGAGATGATCGGGCTCTAAACTTAGAGGATTTTTTTTATGTCAACATCCAGACAATATTTGTCGGAAGCAAATGTATGCCGCGGGAGTTTCCGCAGCCATTCAGAGCAGTCAGAGTTCCGCCGGGAATTCTGGCAGTACATCAGTATGCGGAGCAAAAAGCATCGTGGACAGACTGCGACCATTGAGAATTCGAAAAGATCCCAGTGGTTTATGGCGCAGCCGCGGGCATCTACTCATGCAGGTGAATGAAGATGGACGGATTTTATCATCAGCCCGTTTTATTACAGGCGGTCGTCGAGGCACTGGTGATACGGCCCGGGACAGTGATTGTGGATGGGACACTCGGTGGTGGAGGCCATAGTGAAGCTATTTTGAGGTCAAATGACAGTGTGAGGGTGGTGGGCCTCGACCAGGATGATGACGCTTTGGAGGCGGCCGCCCGCAGATTAATTGAATTTCAAGACAGGATCATGATTAAAAAAACAAATTATCAGGATGCAAAAACGGTATTAGGACAAATGGGTCTCGATACTGTCGACGGCGTTTTGCTTGATTTGGGGGTTTCATCCCACCAGCTCGATACCGGGGAACGGGGCTTTTCCTTTAACCGGGATGGGGCATTAGATATGAGGATGAACCGTTCCTGCGGGATGACTGCTGCCCATGTGGTTAATACTTATACGGAGTTCGAGCTTGAAAAGATATTCCGGGAATATGGTGAGGAGCACCAAGCCCGAAAAATCGCGCGGGAAATCGTTCGCCGCCGGGAAGATAAGCCTTTTAGCAGCACCCTTGATCTAGCCGGATTTATTGAAAAAATTTGTGGTGGTCGCCATGGAAAAATCCACCCGGCCACAAAAGTATTCCAAGCATTACGCATTGAGGTCAATAACGAGTTAGGCGCACTGCAAAATGGACTGGAAGGATTTTCGGGATTGTTAGCTAAAGGCGGGCGTTTCGCCGTCATTACCTTTCATTCATTAGAAGACAGGATTGTGAAGCATTACTTCCGAGATTGCAGCCAAGAGATGATCGATCATCCGACGTGGGCATCCGCGCGTAAGAATCCCCGGCATCTCTTCAGTCTCGTGACCCGCAAACCCGTGGAAGCCACTGATGACGAGATCAGGGCTAATCCCCGAGCCCGCAGCGCCAAGCTCAGGATCGTGGAGAAAATATAATTTATGTCACGGAACCGCCGCAATAATACTAATTCCATTAACCTCACAACGCTGATTGTGGCAGGAACTTTTATTTTTATCGTGGGGGCACTGGCTTTCTTCTACGTGCACCAGAAGAACCGTCTTGTATTTTTAGGGAATGAACTCAGGAAGATGGAACAGCAAATCCAGGTCTCCCGTGAGAAAAACGAGGTGCTCGCCGGTGCTGTGGCGAATCTGAAAAGCCCGCGGATCGTAAACTACAAAAATATCCAATGGGGATTAGGCCTAGTACAGCCGCACGACTCGCAATTCGTCGTTTTTGAGCAGACCCCTTCATCGGGCGCTTCTTCCCTGAATGTGGCTTCTGGAACTGTAAAAGCAACGCCGGTAAGAGGGGCGATACAAGGACAATGATCCAATGGAATGCCTATACGCGGGCGATGACGGTCAGTCTTATTGGCTTGACCGCCTTTACCGTTTTGTCGGCGCGTCTTGTCCAGCTCCAGGTCCGGGATCATGAGAAATATTATGAATTAGCCATCAATAACCACATGCGGAAAATCCCGATCGAGGCCCAACGCGGGGAGATCTATGATTGTAATGGGGAGATACTGGCGACGAGCCTGCCATTGAAGAAAATCACCATTGATCCGGTGGGGTTGAGGGAGGCTTATGAGTTCCAGATAAAAAGGATTCGGTCCAAAGCTAAAAAAGATCCCTCGGTGATTGTGCCCAAAGAAGGTGCTTTGGTGAAGGAATTTGGTCTATCACTGGCAAAAACCCTAGGACTACCTCAGGGGGAGGTTTTAGAAAAGTTAAACCGGAAAACCCGTTATGTGGAAATCGCCCGGCGTGTGTCCCCGGAGATGGTAGAGAACATCCGTGAGCTCAAGGCTCCACAAATCTTTTTTGACGAGGATTACCTGAGGAGTTATCCCCAGGAAACACTCGCGAGCCACATACTCGGTTACGTTGATTTTGACCAAAAAAGCGGTTTGCAGGGGATCGAAGAGCGTTTCCAGCATGTCCTCCGGGGACAGGATGGATGGCGGCGTATAGTCCGCGATTCTGCCGGACGCGAGATTGTGCCCTATCGTGCCCAGGATGTCCCCCCACGTAACGGGTACAATGTTATTTTGACGGTGGATAGCATTATCCAACACATTGTCGAAGATGAGATGGACACAGCCATGGCGGAACTCCAACCAGTGGGAGCGGTGGCGATCGTCACGAGGCCCAGGACCGGGGAAATACTGGCGATGTCCAGCCGTCCGACTTATAACCCAAATCTCCCCAAGACCGATCTTGACTCCATGCGCAACCGGGCGATCTCGGATATTATCGAGCCGGGGTCGACCTTCAAGATTGTCGCGATTTCCGGCGGGCTCAATGAGGGGCTAGTCACCTTGGATACAAAATTCTTTTGTGAGAACGGTGATTTTTTTTACGGGGGTCACTCTTTAAAGGATCATGATCCTTATGGCACATTAACCGTGAAAGAAGGTGTGCAAAAATCCAGTAACATCCTGACGGCCAAAGTGGCTTTGGAACTCGGGGAATCCCGGATGTATGATTACACAAGGAAATTCGGTTTTGGTGAGAGAACCGGGGTGATTCTCCCCGCAGAATTACGGGGCATACTCAACCCATTAAATAAGTGGTCGAAAATCAGCATTACGCGTATTCCCATGGGCCACGAGATCGGCACCACTCCTTTACAGATGCTCATGGCCATGAATGTCATCGCTAACGGGGGATTACTCATGAAACCCATGCTTGTGTCAAAAACAACCGACAGCCAGGGTCGGGTGATGGAACAAAACTATCCCCAGACCGTCCGCAGGGTTATTAGCCCGTATGCATCGGAACTCATGAATGAAGCCCTGAAAGCCGTTATTGAAAAAGGGGGAACCGCCCAGAAAGCCGCTGTGGAAGGATTCACTGTGGCAGGAAAAACAGGGACAGCCCAGAAAATCGATCCTAAGACAGGAAGATATTTCCAGGGAAAACGCGGGAAAGTCGTGGCCTCATTCGTGGGGTACATGCCTGCCGAGAATCCTGAGTTTAGTATCATCGTGATCCTCGACGAACCCCAATCAAAAGTGACGTATGGTGGGCAGACTGCGGCCCCGATATTCAGCCGGATGGCCCAGAGGATCGCCCAGCATATGGCCCTGCGCCCTTCACCGCAAACCACGCCAGAAAACCTTAACATGGCATCAAGTTTATAATGTTACTCTCGGAGATCATACCCCACATTGATGTGGAGAAGGTGACCGGAAACACGAGCGTCCCGGTGAGTGGTATAGCCCATGATTCGCGTAAGGTGCTTCCCGGTAATGTTTATATCGCCATTACAGGGTTAAAATTAGATGGTGCGCAATTTGCACAGCAAGCGATAGACCAAGGAGCCGTGGCGATTGTCCAAGAGGCTCCCGTTCCAGACTCATCGACGACCGCCCATCTCCGAGTCAGCCACGCCCGCCGTGCCATGGCGCAAATAGCGCAGGTATTCCACGGATATCCGGACGGGAAACTTAAAGTCGTGGGTATTACCGGGACAAACGGCAAAACCACCACCACTTTTATTATTAAACACCTCCTAGCCGGAACCGGGTGTAAGTCGGGTCTGATCGGGACAGTAGTATATGATGACGGTGAAAAGGAGATGCCCGCTGCCCGTACGACCCCTGAATCCACGGAAGTCTTTGCCATGATGTCCCGGATGATCGAATCAGGTTGTAAGGCCTGTGTGATGGAAGTCTCCTCACACGCTCTTGATCAGGGACGTGTGGAAGGAATTGATTTTGATGTGGCGATCTTTTCGAACCTCACTCAGGACCATTTGGATTATCACCAGACTTTCGAGGCATACTTCGATGCCAAGAGCCTACTTTTCAGGAATCTCGGTAAAGGTAAAAAAGAGCCAACCGCCTTGATTAATCTCGATGACAGTCGTGCTACAGAATTAATTTCACGGGTCAATCCTGTAGCCAAAGTCCTGACATACGGTTTTGCAGAGTCCGCCGATATGCGTGCGGTACTTGTCACACTCAAGAGCCGGGAAACAAAATATAAACTCCATTATGCGGGGGCTATATACGAAGTATTCCTGCCACTGGCCGGCCGACATAATATTTATAATAGCCTCGCGGCCCTGGGGACGGCGGTGGCACTCAAAATGGATATTAATGCGGCAGTAAAGGCTTTAGCGAATATTCCATTTGTGCCCGGACGCCTTGAGACTGTTGTGACGGGGATGCCGGTTGATATTTTTGTTGATTATGCGCACACGGATGATGCTCTGAAGAATGTGCTTTCGACTTTGCGTGAGACTTCCACGCGCCGGGTCATTACGGTTTTTGGCTGTGGCGGTGACCGTGATTCCAAAAAACGTGCTTTGATGGGTCGAGTGGCAGCGGAATGGTCCGACCATACGGTAGTGACCAGTGACAATCCACGGAAAGAGAATCCGTCAGAAATTATTGCCGCAATTTGCCTCGGGTTTGACGGGAAAAAGAATTTTGAAGTGTTAGAAGACCGTCGTGAAGCGATTTATCGTGCGCTGCAAATTGCTCAGGATGGTGACACGGTCCTGATCGCAGGCAAGGGGCACGAGACATATCAGGAATTCGCTAATGAAGTGGTCCCTTTCGATGATCGTGAGACGGTTCGTGAATTGGCTGCTATACTTTTGGCCAGCAAAGGAGACTTATGAATGGAGTGAAGTTTTCTGAAGCAGCATCATTTTGTCATGGGAAAATCTCCGGGACCAATCCGGACGCGTTCTTTACTGGAGTATCCACAGACACCCGTAAAGTCGGACAGAAAAGCCTCTTTGTGGCGCTCAAGGGGGATCGTTTTGATGCCCATGATTTTGTCGGAGCAGCCATCGCCCAAGGAGCCGCGGGGGTCGTGGTCGAGGAGTCCCGGGGTATCGAGGTGCCTGCCGGAGCGATTAAAATCGAGGTTACTGATACATTAATAGCTTTGCAGCAAATTGCTGAGGGATACCGTCGCAAATTGCCTGTTAAAACCGTGGCGGTGACAGGTAGTAATGGGAAGACATCGACGAAGGAATTTACCGCGGCCGTATTATCCAAAGGATTTGTAACGCGCAAAACACTGGGGAACTTAAATAATCATATTGGTGTCCCACTGACCATTTTCCAACTCGATACGGATACACAGATGGGAGTCATCGAAATGGGCATGAATCACGCAGGGGAATTAGCCCCGCTCATGGAAATCGCACAACCGATCATCGGGATTGTGACAAATGTCAGTCCGGTCCATATTGAGAATTTTAAAGATGAAAACGGGATTGCCGAGGAGAAGGCGACAGTGGTTCGTGGTATCCCGGCGGACGGGCATGCGATTATTAATCTTGATGACAAATGGTGCCCGATCGTTTCAAAGGGGGTCACTGCAAAAATCATGACTTTTGGGATCAATAACCAGAGCGCGACGCTCTGGGCGGATGCGATGAGTACAGGAAAAGACGGTATCCGGTATACCCTGCACCATGAGGGTAAATCATACCCGGCCTTCAGTCCGATTTTTGGTGAGCACATGGTTTACAATGCCATGGCAGGAAGTCTCGCGGGACTAATCAGTGGATTGTCGTGGGAAGCGATTTGCGCCGGGTTAGCAGAGGTGCAGTTACCCGGTATGAGAATGCAGCAACTCCAGATCAAGGGAGTAAATCTAATCAATGACGCCTACAATGCCAATCCTGTCTCAATGGCCGCCGGATTAAAAACTCTCAAGACTGTTGGTGCAGGCACAAATTGTTTTGCCGTAGTGGGAACAATGTATGAGCTGGGTAGCTTGGCCGTCGAAGAACACAAAAATGTCGGACGTTTGGCTGCTGAATTAGGCCTAGACGGTCTTTTTGCCCGGGGTGAATTTGCCACGCAAATTATACAAGGTGCCCGTGAGGCGGGGATGAAACCCGGACAGGTCAGTGCAGTAAATGAAGCCTTAGAAATTGCCACTTTATTGAACCAACAATGTAAACCGGGGGATCACGTGCTCATAAAGGGTTCACGTGGTGCCAAAATGGAGGAGGTTGTGGCCGCATGGCAACAACTCGCGCAATAAATGTTATACTATTTGCATAACCTAGCAGACTTTTTCGGGGGATTTAATGTTTTCCAATATGGGACATTTCGGATGCTGATGTCTGCACTGACAGCCCTTTTACTTTCCTTATTTATGGGGCCATGGGTCATCCGTCAGCTTCTCGCCCTGAAAATCGGTCAGCCGATTCGGTCAAAAGAAGAAGTGCATAAACTTTTTGAATTGCATGGTAAAAAGATGGGAACCCCGACAATGGGAGGAGTATTGATCTTAGCATCAGTGATTATCTCGACTCTCCTCTGGGCCCGTCTGGATATTCATTTTATTTGGTTGGGATTGTTCGTTTTGATTGTTTTGGGCGCACTGGGGTTTGCGGATGATTATATGAAGGTGGTCAAAAAGAATTCGAAAGGTGTATCCGCCCGGCAAAAGTTAGTTGTTCAATTTGGTCTGGCAGTCGTCGTCGGGATATTTTTGATTACAAACAATGATAGCGGGGATAAGATCCGTAATCTTTTCCTTCCGATGATCAAAACCCCTGTCATGGATATGGGGATACTCTCACTGGGCTTTTTTGCATTGGTCATGGTTGGTTCATCCAACGCGGTAAATTTAACGGATGGACTGGATGGGTTGGCCATTGGATGCACGATTACTGTCGCCGGCTCCCTT
The Verrucomicrobiota bacterium DNA segment above includes these coding regions:
- a CDS encoding CPBP family intramembrane glutamic endopeptidase, whose translation is MSEFDQISNTAAVIIGCQIILSLICLVFYVLYLSKVKHYAHFLAPRLAPSGWTGPDMGLVLSIFIFAILLTPFIKSGFTSFPQFSKDMVIVYTGFIFQVILLGGLFLLIGIRRKTDHLPCPFSLEEPHHTHHPRSRGKRIALLLFIGITAQFALWPVILVAGKANTEIMFLLGREQEMQTMVRILLHTDSVTVLGILLVMAVVMAPVVEELVFRHFLYRFLKTRISWKAAMVTSSVAFACMHDAPFFNLIPLTLLGCGFVMIYEHQRTLWAPVIMHATFNLSQCILMFALKTGL
- the mraY gene encoding phospho-N-acetylmuramoyl-pentapeptide-transferase, coding for MLYYLHNLADFFGGFNVFQYGTFRMLMSALTALLLSLFMGPWVIRQLLALKIGQPIRSKEEVHKLFELHGKKMGTPTMGGVLILASVIISTLLWARLDIHFIWLGLFVLIVLGALGFADDYMKVVKKNSKGVSARQKLVVQFGLAVVVGIFLITNNDSGDKIRNLFLPMIKTPVMDMGILSLGFFALVMVGSSNAVNLTDGLDGLAIGCTITVAGSLAIFAYLSGQLTLATYLLIPHVRGVEELSIMCGAMVGAGLGFLWYNCHPAKVFMGDTGSLAIGGFLGYVAICIKQEFVLVIIGGIFVIEALSVILQVASFKLTGKRIFAMSPIHHHFELKGWNESTVVIRFWILSIIFALMGFATLKLR
- a CDS encoding UDP-N-acetylmuramoyl-L-alanyl-D-glutamate--2,6-diaminopimelate ligase: MLLSEIIPHIDVEKVTGNTSVPVSGIAHDSRKVLPGNVYIAITGLKLDGAQFAQQAIDQGAVAIVQEAPVPDSSTTAHLRVSHARRAMAQIAQVFHGYPDGKLKVVGITGTNGKTTTTFIIKHLLAGTGCKSGLIGTVVYDDGEKEMPAARTTPESTEVFAMMSRMIESGCKACVMEVSSHALDQGRVEGIDFDVAIFSNLTQDHLDYHQTFEAYFDAKSLLFRNLGKGKKEPTALINLDDSRATELISRVNPVAKVLTYGFAESADMRAVLVTLKSRETKYKLHYAGAIYEVFLPLAGRHNIYNSLAALGTAVALKMDINAAVKALANIPFVPGRLETVVTGMPVDIFVDYAHTDDALKNVLSTLRETSTRRVITVFGCGGDRDSKKRALMGRVAAEWSDHTVVTSDNPRKENPSEIIAAICLGFDGKKNFEVLEDRREAIYRALQIAQDGDTVLIAGKGHETYQEFANEVVPFDDRETVRELAAILLASKGDL
- the rsmH gene encoding 16S rRNA (cytosine(1402)-N(4))-methyltransferase RsmH, which translates into the protein MDGFYHQPVLLQAVVEALVIRPGTVIVDGTLGGGGHSEAILRSNDSVRVVGLDQDDDALEAAARRLIEFQDRIMIKKTNYQDAKTVLGQMGLDTVDGVLLDLGVSSHQLDTGERGFSFNRDGALDMRMNRSCGMTAAHVVNTYTEFELEKIFREYGEEHQARKIAREIVRRREDKPFSSTLDLAGFIEKICGGRHGKIHPATKVFQALRIEVNNELGALQNGLEGFSGLLAKGGRFAVITFHSLEDRIVKHYFRDCSQEMIDHPTWASARKNPRHLFSLVTRKPVEATDDEIRANPRARSAKLRIVEKI
- the thiL gene encoding thiamine-phosphate kinase; translation: MILPRNENELIKLLTGKWRYSPKVVCGVGDDCAVIAGASPGRYILLKTDAIVEGRHFTAEAAPAKIGHKAIARVISDFAAMGGIPQFAVVTLFIPPSFNLKRLTAIYAGMDKTARAYGMNLVGGETTRATDFALNIAAIGEADKRHLTLRSTAKTGDLVFVTGSLGGSIKGKHLSFTPRLNEAKWLVRHFKPTAMMDLSDGLGEDLPRLASASGLSYQIDPGNIPRQRGASLDEALSDGEDYELLFTLPPSKSQNLQKAWKDIYQKLRLTCIGKMGSNKQSSTTLSHGFDHLRYK
- a CDS encoding penicillin-binding protein 2; the protein is MIQWNAYTRAMTVSLIGLTAFTVLSARLVQLQVRDHEKYYELAINNHMRKIPIEAQRGEIYDCNGEILATSLPLKKITIDPVGLREAYEFQIKRIRSKAKKDPSVIVPKEGALVKEFGLSLAKTLGLPQGEVLEKLNRKTRYVEIARRVSPEMVENIRELKAPQIFFDEDYLRSYPQETLASHILGYVDFDQKSGLQGIEERFQHVLRGQDGWRRIVRDSAGREIVPYRAQDVPPRNGYNVILTVDSIIQHIVEDEMDTAMAELQPVGAVAIVTRPRTGEILAMSSRPTYNPNLPKTDLDSMRNRAISDIIEPGSTFKIVAISGGLNEGLVTLDTKFFCENGDFFYGGHSLKDHDPYGTLTVKEGVQKSSNILTAKVALELGESRMYDYTRKFGFGERTGVILPAELRGILNPLNKWSKISITRIPMGHEIGTTPLQMLMAMNVIANGGLLMKPMLVSKTTDSQGRVMEQNYPQTVRRVISPYASELMNEALKAVIEKGGTAQKAAVEGFTVAGKTGTAQKIDPKTGRYFQGKRGKVVASFVGYMPAENPEFSIIVILDEPQSKVTYGGQTAAPIFSRMAQRIAQHMALRPSPQTTPENLNMASSL
- a CDS encoding tRNA (guanosine(46)-N7)-methyltransferase TrmB, which translates into the protein MISESGKKIETAQIQHPDYLWPMPWTDVFPVSRPVEIDIGAGDGGFIIQAAKKFPGINFYAIERLLGRVRKIARRTKANGLDNVRVLKLENSYTVKYLIPKKSVHAVHLYHPDPFPKKKQQKRRLVTVGFIHTVADLLEADGIFYVRTDHEEYFHIIEECIRESGRFESSGAENPYRDLVTDFEKEYRDRGVKINFSQYHLINN
- the murF gene encoding UDP-N-acetylmuramoyl-tripeptide--D-alanyl-D-alanine ligase, which translates into the protein MNGVKFSEAASFCHGKISGTNPDAFFTGVSTDTRKVGQKSLFVALKGDRFDAHDFVGAAIAQGAAGVVVEESRGIEVPAGAIKIEVTDTLIALQQIAEGYRRKLPVKTVAVTGSNGKTSTKEFTAAVLSKGFVTRKTLGNLNNHIGVPLTIFQLDTDTQMGVIEMGMNHAGELAPLMEIAQPIIGIVTNVSPVHIENFKDENGIAEEKATVVRGIPADGHAIINLDDKWCPIVSKGVTAKIMTFGINNQSATLWADAMSTGKDGIRYTLHHEGKSYPAFSPIFGEHMVYNAMAGSLAGLISGLSWEAICAGLAEVQLPGMRMQQLQIKGVNLINDAYNANPVSMAAGLKTLKTVGAGTNCFAVVGTMYELGSLAVEEHKNVGRLAAELGLDGLFARGEFATQIIQGAREAGMKPGQVSAVNEALEIATLLNQQCKPGDHVLIKGSRGAKMEEVVAAWQQLAQ